One Miscanthus floridulus cultivar M001 chromosome 11, ASM1932011v1, whole genome shotgun sequence DNA window includes the following coding sequences:
- the LOC136491221 gene encoding LOW QUALITY PROTEIN: kinesin-like protein KIN-7F (The sequence of the model RefSeq protein was modified relative to this genomic sequence to represent the inferred CDS: deleted 4 bases in 3 codons) gives MGAIGGDAPVQWDKVDGAEVANGGGGGVAGRLEKILVSVRLRPLSDKEIARGDPAEWECINDTTIISRSTFPDRPTAPTAYSFDRVFRSDCNTKEVYEEGAKAVALSVVSGINSSVFAYGQTSSGKTYTMTGITEHTAADIYDYIAKHEERAFVLKFSAIEIYNEVVRDLLSAESTSLRLWDDAEKGTYVENLTEVILRDSDHLKELISVCEAQRRTGETYLNENSSRSHQILKLTIESSAREFLGKDKSTTLVASVNFVDLAGSERASQALSAGARLKEGCHINRSLLTLGTVIRKLSKVRNGHIPYRDSKLTRILAFSRRQCKNSYYLYNESSPKPYGQSRSTLLFASCAKEVVTNAQVNVVMSDKALVKQLQKELARLESELRCPTSYAGFEALVKEKDNQIRKMEREIKELKLQRDLAQSRLQDLLKVVGDNHSSKHPLVSSGRNFTFDVPEPCEDEQSTTSEVVSSGQNFRLQGRQTIQRDYRSQQSENDVQFSTPLNYSVSSPPFSGMPPTNGRDDSSQISNEDSEDLCKEVRCIETNETEENECLESSAAGRNSLQDSNVASSIQGDNHPNRSVNSRQHDASPITLEQHLENVKKPFANLGMDLGSSTRNSSSSRVIGRSRSCRSLMGSTLLEDLEKEDCTPPSRSFMDYPGRPETCQRRVPALNYDAESETLSRAGSMLSEIITARDGLKENSSVAGDTEFVAGIGEFVAELKEMAQGDNGELAEGTIRSVGLDPTMDALQSPSRWPLEFEKKQQEIIGLWHGCNVSLVHRTYFFLLFKGDPADAIYMEVELRRLSFLKNTYSNGSMGRNVVAGSVSTSLVSSAKKLQREREMLCRQMQKRLTIQERESLYTKWGVSLSSKRRRLQVARRLWTETKNLEHVRESASLVARLIGLLEPGKALREMFGLSFAPQQFTRRSHSSWRYGRSSLD, from the exons ATGGGGGCGATTGGAGGCGACGCGCCGGTGCAGTGGGACAAGGTGGATGGGGCCGAGGTGGccaatggcggcggtggaggcgttgCGGGAAGGCTGGAGAAGATACTGGTCTCGGTGAGGCTGAGGCCGCTCAGCGACAAGGAGATTGCAAGGGGGGACCCGGCGGAGTGGGAGTGCATCAACGACACTACCATCATCTCCCGGAGCACCTTCCCGGACCGGCCCACTGCTCCGACTGCGTATTCATTTG ATAGGGTATTTCGTTCTGACTGTAATACCAAAGAAGTATACGAGGAAGGGGCCAAAGCAGTTGCCCTCTCTGTAGTTAGTGGCATTAACT CAAGTGTTTTTGCATATGGTCAAACAAGTAGTGGAAAAACATACACCATGACTGGAATAACGGAACATACAGCAGCAGATATCTATGATTACATTGCCAAG CATGAGGAGAGAGCATTTGTATTGAAATTTTCAGCAATTGAAATATATAATGAAGTTGTAAGGGATCTTCTTAGTGCAGAAAGCACATCACTTAGACTTTGGGATGATGCAGAG AAGGGAACATATGTAGAAAATCTTACAGAGGTGATCTTGAGGGATTCGGACCACCTGAAAGAACTTATTTCTGTGTGTGAAG CTCAAAGGAGGACCGGAGAGACATACTTAAATGAAAACAGCTCCAGATCACACCAAATACTTAAACTG ACTATCGAAAGTTCTGCTCGTGAGTTCTTGGGTAAGGACAAGTCAACAACACTTGTTGCTAGCGTG AACTTTGTTGATTTGGCTGGAAGTGAACGTGCGTCTCAGGCATTATCAGCTGGGGCTAGGCTGAAGGAAGGTTGTCATATTAATAGAAGTCTACTTACCCTAGGAACTGTGATTCGGAAACTAAG CAAGGTAAGAAATGGACACATACCATACCGAGATTCAAAGCTCACACGCATATTA GCCTTCTCTAGGAGGCAATGCAAGAACAGCTATTATTTGTACAATGAGTCCAGCCCGAAGCCATATGGA CAGTCAAGGAGTACCTTATTGTTTGCAAGTTGTGCAAAGGAAGTGGTGACAAATGCCCAGGTTAATGTGGTTATGTCTGATAAAGCACTAGTTAAGCAACTACAAAAAGAACTGGCAAGGTTGGAGAGTGAATTGCGATGCCCAACTTCATATGCCGGTTTCGAAGCATTAGTGAAGGAAAAAGATAATCAAATCCGGAAG ATGGAGAGAGAAATTAAGGAACTGAAGTTACAACGTGATCTCGCTCAATCTAGACTGCAAGATTTACTCAAGGTTGTTGGAGATAACCACAGTTCGAAGCACCCCCTG GTTTCTTCTGGAAGAAACTTTACTTTTGATGTTCCT GAGCCATGTGAGGATGAGCAATCGACAACATCAGAAGTTGTCAGCAGTGGCCAAAATTTTAGGCTTCAAGGACGCCAGACAATACAAAGAGATTATAGGTCCCAGCAATCTGAAAACGATGTGCAGTTTTCTACCCCTCTTAACTATTCAGTCAGTAGTCCCCCATTCAGTGGGATGCCCCCAACTAATGGCAGAGATGATAGCTCTCAAATATCTAATGAAGATTCAGAGGATCTTTGCAAAGAAGTACGGTGCATAGAGACCAATGAAACCGAAGAAAATGAATGTTTAGAGTCGTCAGCTGCGGGACGCAATAGTCTGCAAGATTCAAATGTAGCTTCCAGCATACAAGGGGATAATCATCCAAATCGATCTGTGAATTCTAGACAGCATGATGCATCTCCTATTACCCTGGAACAACATTTGGAGAATGTAAAAAAACCGTTTGCCAATCTTGGCATGGATCTGGGATCCTCTACACGTAACTCATCAAGCTCAAGAGTAATTGGCAGAAGCAGGAGCTGTAGGTCTCTGATGGGTTCTACTTTGTTGGAAGACTTGGAGAAAGAAGATTGCACCCCTCCAAGCAGAAGTTTCATGGACTACCCAGGGAGACCCGAAACATGTCAAAGAAGGGTACCTGCACTAAACTATGATGCAGAGAGTGAAACTTTATCCAGAGCAGGATCAATGCTATCTGAAATTATCACCGCTAGGGATGGACTGAAGGAAAACAGCTCTGTTGCTGGTGATACAGAATTTGTTGCTGGCATAGGTGAATTTGTCGCGGAGCTAAAAGAAATGGCTCAG GGTGATAATGGAGAATTGGCCGAAGGGACCATAAGGAGCGTGGGTCTGGATCCCACTATGGATGCCTTGCAATCACCTTCGCGCTGGCCATTGGAATTCGAGAAGAAACAGCAAGAGATCATTGGCCTGTGGCATGGATGCAACGTTTCCTTGGTCCACAGGACTTACTTTTTCCTGTTGTTCAAAGGAGACCCAGCCGACGCCATTTACATGGAAGTGGAGCTTAGGAGGCTATCGTTTCTCAAAAATACATACTCCAACGGAAGCATGGGGCGTAACGTGGTAGCAGGCAGCGTGAGCACTTCTCTGGTTTCAAG TGCAAAGAAGCTGCAGCGAGAGAGGGAGATGCTCTGCAGGCAGATGCAGAAGCGTCTGACGATCCAGGAACGGGAGAGCTTGTACACCAAGTGGGGAGTCTCGCTGTCCTCCAAGAGGAGGCGGCTGCAGGTCGCTCGGCGCCTTTGGACGGAGACCAAGAACCTGGAGCATGTGAGGGAGAGCGCGTCCCTCGTGGCCAGACTGATCGGGCTCCTGGAACCTGGGAAGGCGCTGAGGGAGATGTTTGGTCTGAGCTTCGCGCCACAGCAGTTCACCCGGAGATCGCACAGTAGTTGGCGATATGGCCGTTCTTCTCTAGACTGA
- the LOC136493416 gene encoding autophagy-related protein 13a-like, which yields MSGMSDSAGGVRAGTELMVEQFHLKVLHAVLAVRTPRPLAAAAAASASFRPRDRWFHLPLHDPPPPPEAADRLDELAPGEPLVVDVFLCPAGGVGARGEVVERWTVACEPWPDAAGGEEVAVNRAYKHCFTLLRSVYAALRVLPAYRIFRLLCANPSYNYEMGHRVDTFAELFSRTQEAAMRSQRFVPVETQLGRLVVSVQYLPSLAAFNLEITSLSPSVIIPDYVGSPAAEPMRAFPASLTEAAGSGFPPSYQQQRPHSWASPAFWPHTPAHQARFSPPPVFYASPTPSPPHFPPRLMRWESAPMPIPQVSERRSPAHRQNMLPPPSPRRGDMGAAGALESPSESGRLIGRMEELRLADPYATSSPRHKGKDNKDESGRFSALSSCDSPRQDDLDDVDYHFDVDDVDTPVSHPRSADGKETGDQVVSSSHKSQDAQVGSLVNLLRNARPLRNPINSSQTSRAESSEVASASSVTSRRTSDALEELQSFKEIRERLLSRSSAKHQEPPGKP from the exons ATGTCCGGGATGTCCGACTCCGCTGGGGGCGTGCGCGCGGGCACGGAGCTGATGGTGGAGCAGTTCCACCTCAAGGTGCTCCACGCCGTCCTCGCAGTGCGCACGCCGcgcccgctcgccgccgccgccgccgcctcggcgtCGTTCAGGCCGAGGGACAGGTGGTTCCATCTCCCGCTCCacgacccgccgccgccgcccgaggCGGCCGACCGCCTGGACGAGCTGGCCCCCGGGGAGCCGCTGGTGGTGGACGTCTTCCTGTGCCCCGCCGGTGGTGTGGGAGCCCGAGGGGAGGTGGTcgagaggtggactgtggcgtGCGAGCCCTGGCCGGACGCCGCGGGCGGCGAGGAGGTTGCCGTGAACCGGGCGTACAAGCACTGCTTCACGCTGCTCAGGTCCGTCTACGCCGCCCTCCGCGTCCTCCCGGCGTACCGCATCTTCCGCCTCCTCTGCGCCAATCCCTCCTACAACTACGAGATGGGCCACCGCGTTGACACCTTCGCCGAGCTCTTCTCGCGCACCCAGGAGGCCGCCATGCGTTCCCAACGCTTTGTTCCCGTCGAAACCCAGCTCGGTCGCCTCGTCGTTTCCGTCCAGTACCTCCCCAGCCTCGCCGCCTTCAACCTCGAGATCACCTCCCTTTCGCCCTCCGTGATAATCCCAGACTACGTCGGCAGCCCAGCCGCTGAGCCCATGCGCGCCTTCCCAGCCTCCCTTACAGAAGCCGCGGGCTCCGGCTTCCCACCGTCCTATCAGCAGCAGCGCCCACACAGCTGGGCTTCGCCTGCGTTCTGGCCGCACACGCCGGCACACCAGGCCAGGTTCTCGCCGCCTCCAGTGTTTTACGCGTCACCGACGCCATCGCCTCCCCACTTTCCACCACGTCTCATGAGGTGGGAGTCTGCGCCAATGCCCATACCACAGGTGAGCGAGAGGAGGAGCCCCGCACACCGCCAGAATATGCTGCcaccgccttcgccgagaagaGGAGACATGGGGGCAGCAGGTGCTCTAGAGTCTCCATCTGAGAGTGGCCGGTTGATTGGGAGGATGGAGGAACTTCGGTTAGCTGATCCATACGCGACCTCATCACCCAGACATAAG GGCAAGGACAATAAAGATGAATCTGGCAGATTCTCTGCACTCTCCTCATGTGATTCACCACGGCAAGATGATTTGGATGATGTGGATTACCATTTTGACGTTGATGATGTTGACACTCCAGTCTCCCATCCTCG GAGCGCTGATGGGAAGGAAACAGGTGATCAGGTTGTTTCATCATCCCATAAATCTCAAGACGCACAAGTCGGTTCTCTAGTCAACCTGCTGAGAAACGCCCGCCCGCTGCGAAATCCTATCAATTCATCACAAACATCAAGGGCTGAGTCCAGCGAAGTAGCCTCAGCAAGCTCGGTCACGTCCCGTAGGACATCTGACGCGCTTGAGGAGCTCCAGTCCTTCAAAGAGATAAGGGAGCGACTGCTGTCCCGGAGCAGTGCAAAACATCAAGAGCCACCGGGAAAGCCATAG